Sequence from the Acidobacteriota bacterium genome:
TCTCCACCTCGATCCCCCGCTGCGCCGCCAAGCGCCGAAAGGCGTCCAACATGCCGGGTGCAGGGTCAACTCCGACGAGTCTCCCGGCGCGGGTGGCAAAGGACAGCGCCAGGTGGCCGGCGCCACAAGCCATATCGCATACGGAGGCCCCGGCCTCCAGATTCACGAGCTGATGAAGAAGCCGGATCGTCGGACTCATGGAGTGGACTTCGCTGGTCGCGTAGTTGGCGGCGATCTTGTCGAAGCGCTCACTCGATTCGTTGGTCAGATAGCACACTCCCTCTGGAACCACCGATCTCGACCCAGCAGTCCATCAGGGCTGAGTCCGCTTGTCTCATAGTGAAGGTGACTGTCCTTCTCCGCCGGTTCGATTGGATTCCGTTTTCGGCGCGGCTCAGGATCGATTTTGATCCAAGAGAACAGCCAGCTTGGCAAAAACTTCGCTCACCACCCGGGGCGGCGCCTTCGATTCGAAACGGACCCGCCTGGCCCGCCAATCCAGGCTCTTGATCTGGTCGGCCAGAACAACGCCGGTGACGGCGCCGGCGACAGGAAGAACGACCTCGAAGGGGTAACCCTTGGCTCGGGAGGTGATGGAGCAGAATAGGGCGAGGCCGGTTTTCCGATTGTAGCTTCTCGGGCTCAGCGCCAGGGCCGGGCGGCGTCCGGCTTGTTCATGTCCGGCTTGAGGGTTGAAGGTCAGCCACACGATATCCCCGTTTCCGGGGACGTAGGACCTCTTTACCATGCTTCATTGCCTTGGGCGGGTCCGGTGTCCACCTCGGGATGCAGATTCTCCTCCGTCACGGTCGCCAGCATGTCGGCCAAGCTGTAGGTCTTCTTGCGCAGTATGACTTGGTTGCCGCGCGAGACCATCTCGACGGCGGTGCCCTCATGCACTCCCCACTGCTCGGCGATAGGCTTGGGGATGCGGACAGCCAAGCTGGACCCCCATTTGCAGATTCTTGATTGTGCACCCATGGACAGTCTCCTTTTGTATCTACAAAATATATCTTTTCCTGTGGCGCGATCAAGGCTCATCCAGGGGACGTCGAGTCGAATGGGGGTTGGGTTAGAGGACGCAGCCTCCTGGATGGCATCGCCGCCATTCGACTCTCCTTGGGGTTCGGGCGCCAACTCGGGGCGCGGGGATGCGTTGACTGTTTGGAGTCAGCGGGTAGGAGTAAAGAAGATGACTGTCACCGTTTCCCGTGCATTCCCCTTCTCCTGCCCGATCGCCTGGATTCAGCCGGCTTCGTTGCGGGGAGACAACACCAGCACCTCGTAGGTGGTGGGTTCGGATACCCGCTCCATGGTCACTCCGAAATTTTCCCGCAAGTATTCGAGGGCCACCTCCCAGCCATCGGAGAAGTCGACGGATATGTCCACCCTGCGGTGGAAGGGATTGTCCGCCGAGGCGCCCTTCCAATTCATTTCGACCTCGTCGAGAAGTTCGTTGTAGCCTTTGACTAGATCGTTGCGAGCCGCATTGGAGAGCATGTTTTGTATTGCCGAGAAGAGCGGAATCCCTGTGCCTCGCAAGTT
This genomic interval carries:
- the mazF gene encoding endoribonuclease MazF — its product is MVKRSYVPGNGDIVWLTFNPQAGHEQAGRRPALALSPRSYNRKTGLALFCSITSRAKGYPFEVVLPVAGAVTGVVLADQIKSLDWRARRVRFESKAPPRVVSEVFAKLAVLLDQNRS
- a CDS encoding AbrB/MazE/SpoVT family DNA-binding domain-containing protein, with product MGAQSRICKWGSSLAVRIPKPIAEQWGVHEGTAVEMVSRGNQVILRKKTYSLADMLATVTEENLHPEVDTGPAQGNEAW